Below is a window of Candidatus Culexarchaeum yellowstonense DNA.
TTATCAGATAATAGCGCAACAAATGCTGTTATTGATCAATTTGCAGATAAGCACGATGATAAATTAGAAGCTGTCAACTCAACAATGGAAAAACTCGGACTAAAGAATACAAAACTTCTCAATAAAGTTTTTTCCTATGCAACCAAGAAAAACACACCTGAAGCAAAAAGATTTGGTCTCGGATATTCATCACCATTTGAAATGGGGAAATTACTCGAATTGATTTATCGTCATCAAGTGATTGATTCCCAATACTCAGAATGGATTATAAGTATTCTTAAAAATCAGCAAGATGATACAATGATCAGAAGATTTCTACCTTATGATAATTTGAAAGAAAATGAGTCAATTATTGTTGCAAACAAGACAGGTGCAGTTGATAGATCAAGAATTGATGTTGGAATTGTCTATTCACCAAAGTGTGATTTTGTTATTGCCATCTTCGCAGACGAAAGTA
It encodes the following:
- a CDS encoding class A beta-lactamase-related serine hydrolase — translated: MKKIKTNFEKITRLKMKNLILLSILIFSFLSCSSYKKLSINYQDKLTDKVLLEKEILNLAKTYSGRIGVYAKNLKTSEEIKINADSLFPTASVIKLPILVTLFQKAKDGSIDLFKEILISSKDKVGGAGVIQYFDGDTKIKLIDAATLMIILSDNSATNAVIDQFADKHDDKLEAVNSTMEKLGLKNTKLLNKVFSYATKKNTPEAKRFGLGYSSPFEMGKLLELIYRHQVIDSQYSEWIISILKNQQDDTMIRRFLPYDNLKENESIIVANKTGAVDRSRIDVGIVYSPKCDFVIAIFADES